The nucleotide window CGAAAAATTGATCATCCGGGCGCCGCCCCTACCCTGGGCCGCCACGGAGGACGCTCATGAAGAAGCTGCTGGCGGTGCTGGCCCTGGGGATCGCGGTGATGGCGACGGTGGGACTTTCCACCCGCGTGGACGCACGGCCCGGAAGCACGGCGGACGAGGGGCCGACCGACGCCCAAATCGACGCTGTCCTGGACTCGCAGGCGCACGAGGTCATGGCCAAGCTGTTGGAAGCGCAGCGCAATGCCAACCGGATGACAATGCTTCCCCGGTAATCTCGTGGCATCCGGCGAGGCTCGGTGCTACGACCGGCGCTCGCTTCGGTGATCATCCCACCCGCCCACGAGGGGGCCATGCCAGAAGGGTCCGCTGCACTCCAGCTCCAGGTTGGAGACCGGGTCGTCTACCCCAACCAGGGGGTCTGCCGCGTTGCCGCCATCGACGTGAAGGAGGTGGCGGGCCAGAGCCTCACCTTCGTCACCATGCGCCGGGAGGAAGACGGCGCGGTCGTGATGGTGCCGCAGGGGAAGATCCTCTCCATCGGCGTGCGCAAGGTGGCCAGTCCTGCTGACGTGGAGGAGATCTACGCGTTCCTCCGCTCGGACAGTGACAAGGCGGACCTGGACTGGAAGCAACGCGCGCGCACCAACCTGGACCGAATGACCCAGGGCGGCATCCTGGGTCTGGCGGAGGTCGTCAAGGGCCTCCAGGTCCTCAGCGAGCTGCGGCCGCTGCCCACCAAGGAGCGCGAGCTCTACGACAACGCCCGGCACCTGCTGGTCTCGGAGGTCGCCGCCGCGCTGGGCACCGCCGAGGCCAACGCCGAGGACTCCATCGACATCGTCCTCTTCCCGCCCGGGAAGGAGCGTCCCAAGCGCACCGCCGCGGAGTTCGCGCGGCCCGGTGGCGACGAGGACGACATGGACCTGGACGGCGACCTCATGGGTCTGGAGGGCGGGGAGCTGGACCTGCCCTCGGACGAGGAGCCGCAGTCCGAGTCCGAAGAGGAGTCCTCCGAGGAAGAAGGCGGCGAGGAGGAAGGCGGCGAGGAGGGGGGCGAGGACGCTCCCAAGAAGCGCGGCCGTCCGCCCAAGGCCAAGCCGGCCGAAGGCGAGGAGGCCGCCGCTCCGAAGAAGCGCGGCCGTCCGCCCAAGCCGAAGCCCGAGGTGGCGGAGGGCGCCGAGCCCGCCGCCCCGAAGAAGCGCGGCCGTCCGCCCAAGGCCAAACCACCCGAGGGCGCCGCACCCGCGGAGCCCGCCGCGCCAAAGAAGCGTGGCCGTCCTCCCAAGGCGAAGCCGCCCGAGGACGAGTGAACCCCACGGCCCTCCGGCCGCCCGCGTCGCGCCGCAAGCGCGCGCCCGGCACCGCGAGGGCCTTCCCGCCGAGGTGACGCCCCGTGATTCGCGTCGTGACGCTGGACCCCTTCGACGACAAGCAGCTCGCCAAGTTCAACCGCACGCTCTACACGGCCTTTGGCGTGGGCAGCGAGCACAGCGGCTCCGCGGAAGTCCCCACGGG belongs to Corallococcus exiguus and includes:
- a CDS encoding CarD family transcriptional regulator — translated: MPEGSAALQLQVGDRVVYPNQGVCRVAAIDVKEVAGQSLTFVTMRREEDGAVVMVPQGKILSIGVRKVASPADVEEIYAFLRSDSDKADLDWKQRARTNLDRMTQGGILGLAEVVKGLQVLSELRPLPTKERELYDNARHLLVSEVAAALGTAEANAEDSIDIVLFPPGKERPKRTAAEFARPGGDEDDMDLDGDLMGLEGGELDLPSDEEPQSESEEESSEEEGGEEEGGEEGGEDAPKKRGRPPKAKPAEGEEAAAPKKRGRPPKPKPEVAEGAEPAAPKKRGRPPKAKPPEGAAPAEPAAPKKRGRPPKAKPPEDE